One region of Lagopus muta isolate bLagMut1 chromosome 13, bLagMut1 primary, whole genome shotgun sequence genomic DNA includes:
- the LOC125699973 gene encoding rho-related GTP-binding protein RhoG-like, with translation MQTIKCVVVGDGAVGKTCLLISYTTNAFPEEYIPTVFDNYSAQMTVDGRTVSLNLWDTAGQEEYDRLRTLSYPQTNVFVICFSIGSPSSYANVRHKWHPEVSHHCPNVPILLVGTKRDLRNDLETVKKLKEQSLAPTTPQQGTSLAKQIGAVKYLECSALNQEGVREVFAEAVRAVLYPVTKKNTRKCVLL, from the coding sequence ATGCAGACGATAAAGTGCGTCGTTGTTGGCGATGGCGCTGTGGGAAAAACTTGCCTCCTCATCAGCTATACCACCAATGCCTTCCCAGAAGAGTACATCCCCACTGTGTTTGACAACTACAGTGCCCAAATGACTGTGGATGGCCGGACGGTTAGCCTGAACCTCTGGGACACTGCAGGCCAGGAGGAATACGACCGTCTGCGCACGCTCTCGTATCCTCAAACCAATGTGTTTGTCATCTGTTTCTCCATCGGCAGCCCGTCCTCCTACGCGAACGTGAGGCACAAGTGGCATCCTGAAGTTTCTCACCACTGTCCCAATGTTCCCATTCTTTTAGTGGGCACGAAGAGAGACTTGAGAAACGACCTGGAAACagttaaaaagttaaaagaGCAAAGCTTGGCTCCCACTACCCCACAACAGGGGACTTCACTGGCTAAACAGATTGGAGCGGTCAAATATTTGGAGTGCTCAGCGTTGAATCAGGAGGGCGTTCGGGAGGTGTTTGCTGAAGCTGTGCGTGCGGTTCTTTATCCTGTGACAAAGAAGAACACAAGGAAATGTGTCTTATTGTAG